The Nostoc sp. 'Lobaria pulmonaria (5183) cyanobiont' genome window below encodes:
- a CDS encoding sodium-dependent bicarbonate transport family permease, with protein MDISLIVSNILNPPILFFFLGMTAVFVKSDLEIPAPMPKLFSLYLLFAIGFKGGVELIKSGITQEVVLTLAAAMMMACLVPIYTFFILRLKLDTYDAAAIAATYGSISAVTFITASAFLTELGITFDGYMVAALALMESPAIIVGLILVNIFTADGKRDFSWPEVLQEAFLNSSVFLLVGSLLIGVLTGERGWHVLEPFTQGLFYGVLTFFLLDMGLVAARRIKDLQKTGVFLILFAILIPILNAAIGLMIAKLIGMPRGDSLLFAVLCASASYIAVPAAMRMTVPEANPSLYVSTALAVTFPFNIIVGIPLYLYGINLFWR; from the coding sequence ATGGATATCAGCTTAATTGTATCCAATATTTTGAATCCGCCAATCCTGTTTTTCTTTTTAGGCATGACTGCTGTTTTTGTCAAGTCTGATCTGGAAATTCCCGCACCGATGCCCAAACTCTTTTCGCTGTACCTGCTGTTTGCCATTGGTTTTAAAGGGGGGGTAGAACTAATCAAAAGCGGCATCACTCAGGAAGTAGTTTTAACACTTGCAGCAGCAATGATGATGGCTTGTCTGGTTCCAATTTACACCTTTTTTATCCTCAGGTTGAAACTAGATACTTACGATGCTGCTGCGATCGCTGCAACCTACGGCTCTATCAGTGCCGTCACCTTCATCACGGCTAGCGCTTTTTTAACTGAGCTTGGCATTACTTTTGATGGTTACATGGTGGCAGCCCTTGCCCTGATGGAATCCCCAGCGATTATAGTTGGTCTAATTTTGGTGAATATATTCACCGCTGATGGCAAGCGGGACTTTTCGTGGCCAGAAGTTTTGCAAGAAGCATTTCTTAATAGTTCAGTTTTTCTATTAGTCGGTAGTCTCTTGATCGGTGTCTTGACAGGAGAACGCGGTTGGCACGTATTAGAACCCTTTACTCAAGGGTTGTTTTATGGCGTTCTCACCTTCTTTTTACTGGACATGGGACTAGTCGCTGCCAGAAGAATTAAAGACTTGCAAAAAACCGGAGTTTTCCTAATTTTATTTGCCATACTAATTCCAATACTCAATGCAGCCATTGGGTTGATGATTGCCAAATTGATCGGTATGCCTCGCGGAGATTCGCTGTTATTCGCTGTACTGTGTGCCAGTGCTTCTTACATTGCTGTGCCAGCGGCGATGCGGATGACTGTTCCAGAAGCAAATCCCAGCCTGTATGTTTCTACTGCTCTAGCAGTGACATTCCCGTTCAATATTATTGTGGGAATTCCGTTATATCTCTACGGAATTAACCTATTTTGGAGGTAA
- a CDS encoding P-II family nitrogen regulator: MHIVKKIEIIANSFELAKILDNLDKSGVHNHAVIRNVAGKGLRGTTEDLDMTMLDNVYILAFCMPEELKPVVENIKPLLNKFGGTCYVSDVMEIRSVRCVASM, translated from the coding sequence ATGCACATAGTTAAAAAGATAGAAATTATCGCCAACTCTTTTGAGCTTGCCAAAATTTTAGATAATTTAGACAAGTCTGGTGTACATAACCATGCCGTAATCCGAAATGTTGCTGGTAAAGGATTACGAGGAACGACAGAAGATTTAGACATGACCATGCTTGATAATGTTTACATCCTCGCGTTTTGTATGCCAGAAGAACTCAAGCCTGTTGTCGAAAATATCAAACCACTCCTTAATAAGTTCGGAGGTACTTGCTACGTTTCCGATGTGATGGAAATTCGCTCTGTCAGATGTGTTGCGTCGATGTAA